In Corynebacterium endometrii, one DNA window encodes the following:
- a CDS encoding acyltransferase family protein, producing the protein MHHTARPASGWSPRGPRSIVAQHIPALDGIRAVAALGIIVTHVSFQVGTGWALADRFDYFVAVFFALSAFLLYRRRHRHGAREYFRNRVARLAPAYLVCVLAVLLLLPEAASVTPLQVASNLTATQLYAPGALAPGLTHLWSLCVEIAFYLALPLISWALRGRRRGLRVAAIGGVAVISLGWAWLPFVQAYGESGEGVNYQIWPPAYAAWFAVGMLAAEWEGHVSAGWQRLLRVRWAWLALAAACMWLASREFFGPVGLEHPSPSEFSRRVLIGTIFAACVVVPFAVAPGGTRLDAVLDSEPAQALGRWSYSIFLWHMALISVAFPLTGVSLFAGGWVNFVVILALTVGLTVPVAAASYTLVEAPAARWLRGVTKAPRAAAHSSVRAMESPA; encoded by the coding sequence GTGCATCACACCGCTAGGCCGGCGTCAGGCTGGTCCCCTCGTGGGCCTCGTTCAATAGTAGCGCAGCACATTCCGGCGCTCGACGGTATCCGCGCCGTTGCGGCCTTGGGAATCATCGTCACCCATGTCTCCTTCCAAGTGGGCACGGGATGGGCGCTTGCGGACCGTTTCGATTACTTCGTGGCGGTGTTTTTTGCCCTGTCCGCGTTCCTGCTCTACCGGCGCCGCCACCGCCACGGCGCCCGCGAGTATTTCCGCAACAGGGTGGCGCGCCTGGCCCCGGCGTACCTGGTGTGCGTGCTCGCGGTCTTGCTGCTGCTGCCCGAGGCCGCCTCCGTCACCCCCCTTCAGGTAGCGTCCAATCTCACCGCCACGCAGCTTTACGCGCCGGGCGCGCTGGCGCCGGGGCTCACGCACCTGTGGTCCCTGTGCGTGGAAATCGCCTTTTACCTGGCCTTGCCCCTGATTAGCTGGGCGCTGCGCGGGCGCCGGCGCGGGCTGCGCGTGGCCGCCATCGGCGGGGTAGCGGTCATCAGCCTTGGCTGGGCGTGGCTGCCGTTCGTCCAGGCCTACGGGGAATCCGGTGAGGGGGTCAATTACCAAATCTGGCCGCCGGCGTACGCGGCGTGGTTTGCGGTGGGCATGCTCGCGGCCGAGTGGGAGGGCCACGTCAGCGCCGGTTGGCAGCGCCTGCTGCGCGTACGCTGGGCGTGGCTGGCGCTCGCGGCGGCCTGCATGTGGCTGGCCAGCCGCGAGTTTTTCGGCCCGGTGGGCCTGGAGCACCCCTCGCCGTCCGAGTTCTCCCGCCGCGTCCTCATCGGCACCATCTTCGCCGCGTGCGTGGTGGTGCCCTTCGCAGTGGCCCCGGGCGGCACGCGCCTGGACGCGGTGCTTGATTCCGAGCCCGCGCAGGCGCTGGGCCGCTGGTCTTATTCCATCTTCCTGTGGCACATGGCGCTGATCTCCGTGGCGTTCCCGCTGACGGGCGTGAGCCTGTTTGCCGGCGGCTGGGTGAACTTCGTGGTTATCCTCGCGCTCACCGTGGGGCTCACGGTCCCCGTGGCCGCGGCGAGCTACACGTTGGTGGAGGCGCCGGCGGCGCGCTGGCTGCGCGGGGTCACCAAGGCGCCCAGGGCCGCCGCGCACAGCAGCGTCAGGGCAATGGAATCACCGGCGTAG
- a CDS encoding porin PorA family protein — protein MRAFFTSRDPLRWVIIGAIISLLIGAVLPPLFENRSRPLALDIRNATATAHADARMLDVANAAGGEEAARPGNPERPGCSTAPAPLRCYQVTATAQLRHEYATSPDAEDDSLANLDSTMRVVVGGQDVARIEEHSLLNRESTYPARGENNSQSVAVGDLDPQAAGEGSAREGLRFFFPSATEQRSYPYYDPMTGSADPIDFVRTEKVDGVPAYVFYQKVSGINLAETVGLALELGEGGGNPALRQSPGGPRAAAPARIFYSDKELAEFGYRRDEIVAVDPWYAVDRTFWVEPTTGIVLNVEEKVYSYLAADKEQAETMAQRPWSEERTLFASTFNWDEESRDKALAEVGNTVTGTKVMSVLSWLGKGVAIVLLATAGWMLVRRRNASTDGLTAEAVAADARPESVR, from the coding sequence ATGCGCGCTTTCTTCACTTCCCGTGACCCGCTCCGCTGGGTCATTATTGGCGCAATCATCAGCCTACTCATCGGCGCGGTGCTGCCGCCCTTGTTTGAAAACCGCAGCCGCCCGCTGGCGCTGGATATTCGCAACGCCACTGCCACCGCCCACGCGGATGCCCGGATGCTGGACGTGGCCAACGCCGCCGGCGGCGAGGAGGCGGCGCGCCCAGGAAACCCTGAGCGCCCGGGGTGCTCCACCGCACCGGCGCCGCTGCGCTGCTACCAGGTAACCGCCACGGCGCAGCTGCGGCATGAGTACGCCACCTCCCCCGACGCCGAGGATGACTCCCTGGCCAACCTTGACTCCACCATGCGGGTGGTTGTCGGCGGCCAGGATGTAGCGCGGATAGAGGAGCATTCCCTGCTCAACCGGGAATCCACTTACCCCGCCCGGGGCGAGAACAACAGCCAGTCCGTGGCTGTGGGGGATCTGGACCCGCAGGCGGCCGGGGAGGGGTCTGCCCGCGAGGGCCTGCGCTTCTTCTTCCCGTCCGCGACGGAGCAGCGATCATATCCCTACTATGACCCCATGACCGGCAGCGCGGATCCCATCGATTTTGTCCGCACGGAAAAGGTAGACGGCGTCCCGGCGTACGTCTTTTACCAGAAGGTCTCCGGCATCAACCTGGCGGAAACCGTGGGCCTTGCCCTGGAACTCGGCGAGGGCGGCGGGAACCCCGCCCTGCGGCAATCGCCGGGCGGCCCGCGAGCGGCCGCCCCGGCACGAATCTTCTATTCCGATAAGGAGCTGGCGGAATTCGGCTACCGGCGCGATGAGATAGTCGCCGTGGATCCCTGGTACGCCGTGGATCGCACCTTCTGGGTGGAGCCAACCACCGGCATCGTGCTCAACGTGGAGGAAAAGGTCTACAGCTACTTGGCCGCGGACAAGGAGCAAGCAGAGACCATGGCGCAGCGGCCGTGGTCTGAGGAGCGCACCCTTTTCGCCTCCACCTTCAATTGGGATGAGGAGTCCCGGGATAAGGCCCTGGCCGAGGTGGGCAACACGGTGACGGGCACCAAGGTGATGAGCGTTTTGAGCTGGTTGGGCAAAGGCGTGGCAATAGTGCTGCTGGCCACCGCCGGCTGGATGCTGGTGCGCCGCCGCAACGCGTCGACGGACGGACTGACCGCCGAGGCGGTCGCCGCGGACGCCCGCCCGGAGTCCGTGCGCTAA
- a CDS encoding glycosyltransferase family 4 protein: MKILLLCWRDSTHPQGGGSERYLERVGEYLAAQGHEVIFRTSRHMNAAARDKRNGVAYSRAGGKYSVYPRALWALLLGRWRGVDAVVDTQNGIPFFARLVARSPVVLLTHHCHRDQWKVAGPALGRFGWWLESKVAPRVYANAQYVTVSEASRRDLKDLGVDGGRIEIIENGLDPIPEHVPVLAREADIHLVTLSRLVPHKQIEHAMDTVAQIPGAVLDVIGSGWWESQLREYARETGVEERVRFRGQVTEDYKHSLLARADVHLMPSHKEGWGLAVVEAGQHGVPTVGYGFGLRDSVLDGRTGVLVETKEAFIGAVQRLVADRDRRDELGAGAREFAAQFSWADTGRRFEGLLRRLAQGDKS, from the coding sequence ATGAAAATTCTTCTATTGTGCTGGCGCGATTCCACCCACCCGCAGGGCGGGGGCTCGGAGCGTTACCTAGAGCGCGTGGGTGAATACCTAGCCGCCCAGGGCCATGAGGTTATCTTCCGCACCTCGCGGCACATGAACGCAGCCGCGCGCGATAAGCGCAACGGCGTGGCCTATTCCCGCGCGGGCGGCAAGTATTCCGTGTATCCGCGGGCGCTGTGGGCGCTGCTGCTGGGCCGATGGCGCGGCGTGGACGCGGTGGTGGATACCCAAAATGGCATCCCGTTTTTCGCCCGGCTGGTCGCGCGCTCACCGGTGGTGCTGCTGACCCACCATTGCCACAGGGACCAATGGAAGGTGGCCGGGCCGGCGCTGGGGCGTTTTGGCTGGTGGCTAGAGTCCAAGGTGGCACCAAGGGTGTACGCCAACGCGCAGTACGTGACGGTCTCTGAAGCCTCGCGCCGCGACCTGAAGGACCTGGGCGTGGATGGCGGCCGGATCGAGATCATCGAAAACGGGCTGGATCCCATCCCAGAACACGTGCCCGTGCTGGCGCGCGAGGCCGATATTCACCTGGTGACCCTCTCCCGCCTGGTGCCGCACAAGCAGATTGAGCACGCCATGGACACCGTGGCGCAAATCCCGGGCGCCGTGCTGGACGTCATTGGCAGCGGCTGGTGGGAATCCCAGCTGCGCGAATACGCGCGGGAGACCGGCGTGGAAGAGCGCGTGCGTTTTAGGGGCCAGGTCACGGAGGATTACAAGCATTCCCTCTTAGCGCGCGCGGACGTGCACTTGATGCCCTCCCACAAGGAGGGCTGGGGCCTGGCGGTGGTTGAGGCGGGCCAGCATGGCGTGCCCACGGTGGGCTATGGCTTTGGCCTGCGCGATTCCGTGCTCGACGGGCGCACGGGCGTGCTGGTGGAGACCAAGGAGGCGTTCATCGGTGCGGTCCAGCGCCTCGTGGCGGACCGGGATCGCCGCGACGAGCTGGGCGCCGGGGCGCGCGAGTTCGCCGCGCAGTTTAGCTGGGCGGATACCGGCCGCCGCTTCGAGGGCTTGCTGCGCCGTTTGGCCCAGGGGGATAAAAGCTAG
- a CDS encoding class I SAM-dependent methyltransferase, with product MEHTKAMATLARSVRLLRSFKHEQPRPNIFYGGLAEDTAALISALASDAAVPLHRILDVGGGPGYFAEAFARRGVDYFGVEPDVGEMAAAGITVANAVRGDGTRLPFRDASFDVTYSSNVAEHIPNPWDMGAEMLRVTRPGGLVVMSYTVWLGPFGGHETGLWEHYVGGEFARDRYTKRHGRAPKNVFGESLFDLSCREGLDWARAMGAAGHSIVATFPRYHPSWAWWIVKVPGLRELFTSNLVVVLRKG from the coding sequence ATGGAACACACCAAGGCCATGGCCACGCTGGCCCGCTCCGTGAGGCTGCTGCGCAGTTTCAAGCACGAACAGCCACGCCCGAACATTTTCTACGGCGGCCTGGCGGAGGATACCGCGGCGCTTATCTCCGCCCTCGCGTCCGACGCCGCCGTCCCCCTCCACCGCATCCTCGACGTCGGCGGCGGCCCGGGCTATTTCGCCGAGGCCTTCGCCAGGCGCGGCGTGGACTACTTCGGGGTCGAGCCCGACGTGGGCGAAATGGCCGCCGCGGGTATCACCGTGGCCAACGCCGTCCGCGGTGACGGCACCCGCCTGCCGTTTCGCGACGCGAGCTTCGACGTAACCTACTCGTCCAACGTTGCAGAGCACATCCCCAACCCGTGGGACATGGGCGCGGAGATGCTGCGCGTGACGCGCCCCGGCGGCCTGGTGGTCATGAGCTACACCGTGTGGCTGGGGCCCTTCGGCGGCCATGAGACGGGGCTGTGGGAGCACTACGTGGGCGGGGAGTTTGCCCGCGACCGCTACACAAAGCGGCACGGCCGGGCCCCGAAGAATGTCTTCGGAGAGTCCCTGTTTGATCTCTCCTGCCGCGAGGGCCTCGACTGGGCCCGGGCCATGGGGGCCGCCGGGCACAGCATCGTCGCCACGTTCCCCCGCTACCACCCGTCGTGGGCCTGGTGGATAGTCAAGGTCCCCGGGCTGCGCGAGTTGTTCACCTCCAACCTGGTGGTCGTCCTGCGCAAGGGCTAG
- a CDS encoding phosphoenolpyruvate carboxykinase (GTP) produces MTAEIKGLVGELPTNNEKLINWINDAVELFQPNQVVFADGSQEEADRLAAELVEKGVLIKLNEEKRPNSYLARSNPSDVARVESRTFICTEKQEDAGPTNNWADPVEMKKEMTEAFRGSMKGRTMYVVPFCMGPINDPEPKLGVQLTDSEYVVLSMRVMTRMGKEALDKIGADGEFVPALHSVGYPLEEGQEDVLWPCNETKYITQFPETKEIWSYGSGYGGNAILAKKCYALRIASKMAQEEGWMAEHMLILKLTNPEGKKYHVAAAFPSACGKTNLAMMTPTIEGWSAEVVGDDIAWMHLREDGLYAVNPENGFFGVAPGTNYESNPIAMKTMEAGNTIFTNVALTDDGDVWWEGMDGDKPEHLIDWLGKDWTPDSSDKAAHPNSRYCVPIAQCPTAAPEYDDWKGVKIDAILFGGRRPDTVPLVTQAHSWNHGAMIGSLLSSGQTAASVEAKVGSLRHDPMAMLPFIGYNAGDYLQHWIDMGEKGGDRMPGIFLVNWFRRGEDGRYLWPGFGDNSRVIKWIIDRLEGRVGADETVVGYTAKVADIDTTGLDIADEDLKEALTAPAVDWAKDLDDNEAYLEFLGERVPSEIKDEFAALKERVNNAL; encoded by the coding sequence ATGACCGCCGAAATCAAAGGCCTCGTCGGCGAGTTGCCGACCAACAACGAAAAGCTGATTAACTGGATTAATGACGCGGTTGAGCTTTTCCAGCCGAACCAGGTGGTATTCGCCGACGGTTCGCAGGAAGAAGCAGATCGCCTCGCCGCTGAGCTGGTTGAGAAGGGCGTGCTGATTAAGCTCAATGAGGAAAAGCGTCCAAACTCCTACTTGGCGCGTTCCAACCCGTCCGACGTTGCCCGCGTAGAGTCCCGCACCTTCATCTGTACCGAGAAGCAAGAGGATGCCGGCCCAACCAATAACTGGGCCGATCCAGTTGAGATGAAGAAGGAGATGACGGAGGCGTTCCGCGGTTCCATGAAGGGCCGCACCATGTATGTGGTCCCATTCTGCATGGGTCCTATTAACGATCCCGAGCCGAAGCTGGGCGTCCAGCTCACCGACTCCGAGTACGTAGTCCTGTCCATGCGCGTGATGACCCGCATGGGCAAGGAGGCCCTGGACAAGATCGGCGCCGACGGAGAGTTCGTGCCCGCCCTGCACTCCGTGGGCTACCCGCTGGAGGAGGGCCAGGAGGATGTGCTGTGGCCGTGCAACGAGACCAAGTACATCACCCAGTTCCCTGAGACCAAGGAGATCTGGTCCTACGGCTCCGGCTACGGCGGCAACGCAATTTTGGCCAAGAAGTGCTACGCGCTGCGCATCGCCTCCAAGATGGCCCAGGAGGAGGGCTGGATGGCTGAGCACATGCTCATCCTGAAGCTGACCAACCCAGAGGGCAAGAAGTACCACGTCGCCGCCGCGTTCCCGTCCGCGTGCGGCAAGACCAACCTGGCGATGATGACCCCAACCATCGAGGGCTGGAGCGCCGAGGTTGTTGGCGATGACATTGCGTGGATGCACCTGCGTGAGGACGGCCTGTACGCGGTAAACCCAGAAAACGGCTTCTTCGGCGTTGCGCCGGGCACCAACTATGAGTCCAACCCAATCGCCATGAAGACCATGGAGGCCGGAAACACCATCTTCACCAACGTCGCGTTGACCGATGACGGTGACGTGTGGTGGGAAGGCATGGACGGCGACAAGCCCGAACACCTCATCGACTGGCTGGGCAAGGACTGGACCCCTGACTCCTCCGATAAGGCGGCGCATCCTAACTCCCGTTACTGCGTGCCAATCGCTCAGTGCCCTACCGCGGCTCCCGAGTACGACGATTGGAAGGGCGTCAAGATCGACGCGATCCTCTTCGGCGGCCGTCGCCCGGACACCGTTCCGCTGGTCACCCAGGCCCACTCCTGGAACCACGGCGCGATGATTGGCTCCCTGCTCTCCTCCGGCCAGACCGCCGCCTCCGTTGAGGCTAAGGTCGGCTCCCTGCGCCACGACCCGATGGCCATGCTGCCGTTCATCGGTTACAACGCCGGCGATTACCTGCAGCACTGGATCGACATGGGCGAAAAGGGCGGCGACCGGATGCCGGGCATCTTCCTGGTTAACTGGTTCCGCCGCGGCGAAGACGGCCGCTACCTGTGGCCGGGCTTCGGCGATAACTCCCGCGTCATCAAGTGGATCATCGACCGCCTCGAGGGCAGGGTCGGCGCCGATGAGACCGTCGTGGGCTACACCGCGAAGGTAGCTGACATTGACACCACCGGCCTGGATATCGCCGACGAGGATCTGAAGGAGGCCCTGACCGCTCCCGCCGTTGATTGGGCTAAGGATCTCGATGACAACGAGGCCTACCTTGAGTTCCTGGGCGAGCGCGTGCCTTCCGAGATTAAGGACGAGTTCGCAGCGCTCAAGGAGCGCGTAAACAACGCCCTTTAG
- the trmB gene encoding tRNA (guanosine(46)-N7)-methyltransferase TrmB, producing MNTSDRSQIGEMPHGRPPQTEFNDGLDYPRLGQVTFRRGTLTENQQALFDEHWPRMGTLLEDRVIDIDEWFGRSGAKTIVEIGSGTGTSTAAMAPLEADTNIIAVELYKPGLAKLLGSAVRGGIDNIRMVRGDGIEVLARMFEPESLDGIRVFFPDPWPKARHHKRRIIQSGPLNLFASRLKKGGVLHVATDHAGYTEWINELVNVEPSLEFKGWPWPECPQLTDRQVITKFEGKGLDKDHVITEYLWEKI from the coding sequence ATGAATACTTCTGATAGATCCCAAATCGGCGAGATGCCACACGGCCGACCGCCACAAACCGAATTCAATGACGGACTTGACTACCCGCGCCTGGGCCAGGTGACCTTCCGCCGCGGCACGCTCACCGAGAACCAGCAGGCCCTCTTCGATGAGCACTGGCCACGCATGGGCACCCTGCTAGAGGACCGCGTCATCGATATAGATGAGTGGTTTGGCCGCTCCGGGGCCAAGACCATCGTGGAAATCGGCTCGGGCACCGGCACGTCCACCGCGGCCATGGCGCCGCTAGAGGCTGACACCAACATTATCGCGGTCGAGCTCTATAAGCCCGGCCTGGCCAAGCTCTTGGGCTCCGCCGTGCGCGGGGGCATTGACAATATCCGCATGGTACGCGGTGACGGCATCGAGGTTTTGGCCCGCATGTTTGAGCCGGAATCCCTCGACGGCATCCGCGTGTTCTTCCCGGACCCGTGGCCGAAGGCGCGCCACCACAAGCGCCGCATCATCCAGTCCGGGCCCCTCAACCTGTTCGCCTCCCGCCTCAAGAAGGGCGGGGTGCTGCACGTGGCCACGGATCACGCCGGTTACACGGAGTGGATCAACGAACTGGTCAACGTCGAGCCGAGCCTTGAGTTCAAGGGCTGGCCGTGGCCGGAGTGCCCGCAGCTGACAGACCGCCAGGTCATCACCAAGTTTGAGGGCAAGGGCCTGGACAAGGATCACGTCATCACCGAATACCTGTGGGAGAAGATATAA
- a CDS encoding NYN domain-containing protein, translating to MASQKKYLLVWDAPNMDMGLGAILGGRPTAAHRPRFDAIGRWLVHEALAADAEPEAAVFTNVTPGGAEVIRPWVEAIRNVGFSVFAKPKLREEDDVDPDMLDHIDLRRDELAGLVVASADGQNFQDTIEPIAESGVPVTVLGFHEHVSWAVSSPSLEFVDLEDVPGVFREPLPRISLDALPEGGAWLQPFRPLTALLDGR from the coding sequence ATGGCCTCCCAGAAGAAGTATCTCTTGGTATGGGACGCGCCCAACATGGACATGGGGCTGGGCGCCATCCTGGGCGGGCGCCCCACCGCGGCGCACCGCCCGCGCTTCGATGCGATTGGCCGTTGGCTAGTCCACGAGGCGCTGGCCGCCGATGCCGAGCCCGAGGCGGCCGTGTTCACCAACGTCACCCCCGGTGGCGCCGAGGTCATCCGCCCATGGGTTGAGGCCATCCGCAACGTGGGCTTTTCCGTCTTCGCGAAGCCAAAACTGCGCGAGGAAGATGACGTGGACCCGGACATGCTGGACCACATCGACCTGCGCCGCGATGAACTCGCCGGCCTGGTGGTGGCGTCCGCCGACGGCCAGAACTTCCAGGACACCATCGAGCCGATCGCCGAATCCGGCGTGCCGGTTACCGTGCTGGGCTTCCACGAACACGTCTCCTGGGCGGTATCCTCGCCGTCGCTCGAGTTCGTGGACCTGGAGGACGTCCCTGGGGTCTTCCGTGAGCCACTTCCGCGCATCAGCCTGGACGCGCTGCCGGAAGGCGGCGCCTGGCTGCAGCCGTTCCGCCCGCTTACCGCACTGCTCGACGGCCGCTAA
- a CDS encoding MMPL family transporter — MFYKWGQFSYAHRKVIPLIIVAAILVIFGLFGTKLGDRMSQEGWEDPNAQSTTAAKIELEKFGRDNNGDVIVLVDDPDQNFEAAQAYLTGLQEQFPDQISHVNSYFDKRNPNLINRDANVAFAAIGLKGDAEQTLKDYRTIEPALYDTDLPVQIGGATAVADALDDGMSNDIAFAEKAALPIVGLLLLVVFGSVVAAFMPLIVGGLSILGSLGILAILADFQQVNVFAQAVVTLLGLGLAIDYGLFMVSRFREEMDKGRGTKEAVAITTATAGQTVVFSAAMVAVALSGLFLFPQAFLKSVAYGSISAVGLAALLSVTVLPSLFGLLGKNIDKLAVRKTSRTARRIEDTFWYKIPAWAMKHAKLMTVAICGLLLALTLPIVGISYGGINETYLPPSQETRVAQDRFNEHFPSFRTEPVKLVVDNATNEQLVDVYMQVRGIQGLTEPMAPSTATVDGTTVLAAGIQDRDDYSRIVHELENLDAPEGVNLYVGGTPAMEVESLDALFETLPWMALYIVVATFILMALVFGSVVLPAKAIIMTILTLGATLGILTAMFVGGVGAGLLDFTPGPLMSPILVLIIAIIYGLSTDYEVFLVSRMVEARKKGASTDAAISYGTAHTGGIITAAALIMIVVAGAFGFSDIVMMKYIAFGMIFALFIDATIVRMLLVPAVMHLLREDNWWAPKFVHRAYEAMGHGKEPVAEPAVAAAPAAAEASPIFDHEEEGITFREDRVLEAQPEPAEPDPTGFGQHDFVAYDEEEEEEEEGAVRGGTTTNANSDLVPFAELMKRLKAEEASGDAPEAGPDSSR; from the coding sequence TTGTTCTACAAATGGGGCCAGTTTTCCTACGCCCATCGCAAAGTAATCCCGCTCATTATCGTGGCGGCCATTTTGGTGATCTTTGGGCTCTTTGGCACCAAGCTGGGTGACCGCATGAGCCAGGAGGGCTGGGAGGATCCCAACGCCCAGTCCACCACCGCGGCGAAGATCGAGCTGGAGAAATTCGGCCGCGATAACAACGGTGACGTGATCGTCCTGGTGGATGACCCGGACCAGAACTTCGAGGCCGCCCAGGCATACCTGACCGGCCTGCAGGAGCAGTTCCCGGATCAGATCAGCCACGTCAACTCCTACTTCGACAAGCGCAACCCCAACCTGATTAACCGGGACGCCAACGTGGCCTTCGCCGCGATTGGGCTTAAGGGCGATGCCGAGCAGACGCTGAAGGATTACCGCACCATCGAACCGGCGCTCTACGACACGGACCTGCCGGTCCAGATTGGCGGCGCCACCGCCGTCGCCGACGCGCTGGATGACGGCATGTCCAATGACATCGCCTTCGCGGAAAAGGCGGCCCTGCCGATCGTGGGCCTGCTTCTGCTCGTCGTCTTTGGTTCCGTGGTAGCGGCGTTCATGCCGCTTATCGTGGGTGGCCTGTCCATCCTGGGCTCGCTGGGCATCCTCGCCATCCTGGCGGACTTCCAGCAGGTTAACGTCTTCGCCCAGGCCGTGGTCACCCTGCTGGGGCTTGGCCTGGCCATCGATTACGGCCTGTTTATGGTCTCCCGCTTCCGCGAGGAGATGGACAAGGGCCGCGGCACGAAGGAGGCCGTGGCTATCACCACCGCCACCGCCGGCCAGACCGTGGTCTTTTCCGCGGCGATGGTCGCGGTAGCCCTGTCCGGCCTGTTCCTCTTCCCGCAGGCCTTCCTAAAGTCCGTGGCTTACGGGTCCATTTCCGCTGTGGGCCTAGCGGCGCTGCTGTCCGTGACGGTGCTGCCTTCGCTGTTTGGCCTGCTGGGCAAGAACATCGACAAGTTGGCCGTGCGCAAGACTTCCCGCACCGCCCGCCGCATTGAAGATACCTTCTGGTACAAGATCCCCGCCTGGGCCATGAAGCACGCCAAGCTCATGACCGTGGCTATCTGTGGTCTTTTGCTGGCGCTGACCCTGCCCATCGTGGGCATTAGTTACGGCGGCATCAATGAAACCTACCTGCCGCCAAGCCAGGAAACCCGCGTGGCGCAGGATCGCTTCAACGAACACTTCCCATCCTTCCGCACTGAGCCCGTCAAGCTCGTCGTGGATAACGCCACGAATGAGCAGCTGGTTGACGTCTACATGCAGGTTCGCGGCATCCAGGGCCTGACCGAGCCCATGGCTCCGTCCACCGCCACCGTTGACGGCACCACGGTGCTTGCCGCGGGCATCCAGGATCGCGATGATTACTCCCGCATCGTCCACGAGCTGGAGAATCTGGATGCCCCCGAGGGCGTGAACCTGTACGTGGGCGGAACCCCGGCCATGGAGGTTGAGTCCCTGGACGCGCTGTTTGAGACGTTGCCGTGGATGGCCCTCTACATCGTCGTGGCGACGTTTATTCTGATGGCCCTGGTCTTTGGTTCCGTGGTGCTGCCGGCCAAGGCCATTATCATGACCATCCTGACGCTCGGGGCCACCTTGGGCATCCTCACCGCGATGTTCGTCGGCGGTGTGGGCGCGGGCCTGCTGGACTTCACCCCGGGCCCGTTGATGAGCCCAATTTTGGTTCTCATCATCGCCATCATCTACGGCCTGTCCACGGATTATGAGGTCTTCTTGGTCTCCCGCATGGTTGAGGCCCGCAAGAAGGGCGCTTCTACCGACGCCGCCATCTCCTACGGCACCGCCCACACCGGCGGCATCATCACCGCGGCCGCCCTCATCATGATCGTGGTCGCCGGGGCGTTTGGTTTTTCGGACATCGTGATGATGAAGTACATCGCGTTCGGCATGATCTTCGCGCTGTTCATCGATGCCACGATCGTGCGCATGCTGCTGGTTCCGGCCGTCATGCACCTGCTGCGCGAGGACAACTGGTGGGCGCCGAAGTTCGTTCACCGCGCCTACGAGGCGATGGGCCACGGCAAGGAACCGGTAGCCGAACCCGCCGTTGCGGCTGCCCCAGCGGCCGCCGAGGCAAGCCCGATCTTCGACCACGAGGAAGAGGGCATCACCTTCCGCGAAGACCGCGTCTTAGAAGCCCAGCCCGAGCCGGCGGAACCGGATCCCACGGGCTTCGGCCAGCATGACTTCGTCGCCTACGACGAGGAAGAAGAGGAGGAAGAAGAGGGCGCCGTCCGCGGCGGCACCACCACCAACGCCAACTCCGATCTGGTGCCCTTCGCCGAGCTCATGAAGCGCCTCAAGGCCGAGGAAGCCTCCGGCGACGCACCGGAAGCCGGTCCGGATTCCTCCCGCTAG